The sequence GGCTTCGCCAATTCCGTTCGTTGGCCCGCCTCAAGCCGGTCTTCCAACCGAAGGCCGAACGCGCCAATTCGCCAGCCAACTCCACCAACGATTGTCGAAATCCGCAACCCGGGGCGGTTCGCTCGAGCTCGCTTGCTTGAGAACGGCACAGACGGGATCGCGAGCATGATGCCGCGGAATGGGAACGCACCCATGCTTGGGTACGAGGGCCCCGAGCCAACGCGCATCGCGCCAATCGGCGTCGTCACGTTCGAGATTCATCACCGGCAGCTCGGCGCTTTTCGCTCGCATATGCGCCGGCACGCCGCTGGCGATCGATGACGCATTTGCCGACGAGCTGCTCGTTCCACGAAAAAGCAATAAGCGCGAGATCAATGGGCAACCTCGTCGGGACCGAAAAGAGCGCTAAACCGGGTTGCTAGATCAATCCAGGGTACCGCGTCGCCGCTCTCTGAAGCTATTCGAACGACCGCCGCCAGATAATCGGTAAAAGCCTTCAGTCTTATGGCGCCTTGCTCTGAGAGGTAGTCAATGGCGTCAAGCCGCTGGTGAACGGCAGCGAGCATATGTTGCACCAAAAGCAGGGAGGATGGGCAGGGGCAATCGCTCTTACTCGCGAGGCGCCTGCACTCACTGCAAAGCGGCGGAATGTCCTCTAAGGCTAGGTCGCCGGAAAGACGTTGTATGAGATTGTCAGTGGCGTTCCACAAATTCGCTCGCATGCAGTACGGAGTGCAGCGTGACGCCATGTTGGGCTAGCAGCGCCGTAGCTCCCTCGTCACGGTCCACGAGGCAAGCAGCGTCACCCACAATGCCGCCGACGCGGCGAACCTCTTCAATCGCCTTCAATATCGACTTGCCGCTTGTGGCAACGTCGTCAACGATCAGGACCACTTTTCCCTCGAGATCTTCTTTAGGCCCAAGTCCTTCAATCACGTCCCTTGTGCCATGGGCCTTTGGAACTTTGCGAACGAAGATCGTGTTTATGGGTTTGTTCATCATCGAGCTGACAGCCGCCATCGATCCGATTACGGGGACCGCTCCCATTTCAAGACCGCCGACGTACTCTGCTTTCACTTGCTCAACTATTTTTAGGAATTCAAGAGCGGCAAGTTGCGCGCCTCGCGCCACCATCATGGTAGGCTTCATATTGAAATAGATGTCGCTCTCTATGCCCGACGAGAGCGTGTAGCGTCCGAATCGAAAAGAGCGCTCACGGACAATCTCGCGGAGTTCGTCCTTGTCGTGTTGGCCGGAATCAACTGGTCTGAATTTCGCCAGTGCCGCCATAGATCAGACCTCGCCCGTAGGGAAAAAATTGGCTGCGGCATGCACCTAGTCACTACCGCTATGTGGCTTATGCAAGTGTTCGCGGGGTGTGTCAATTAATGTCAATACCGGTGCGACCGTTTCGCGCAGATTTTTCCATTATCGTTATTGGGTGCCTAAGCGTGATCACGGGCTTCGCTACGGCTGGGTAGCCTTGGCTCCTGGCCCTTGCCCAATCTCGGCTAGGCACGGGTTTTTTCGACGCGGGCCGTCTCTTTGAGGATTTGGGCGTTTCATCCTCGTCCCCTCGAGTTCCGCCACGCTCGGCCCCGTTTGCGCCAGCTTCTTAACCAGGTTGCGCATGAGGTGAGCGTTTCGGCCGCCATGTCGGCCCCGTGTCACTCTTGTGGTACGAGTGGGCAAGGCCGCGCTTTTCGTGCAACCTCCTCGTAAAGGCGAGGTAAAGGTCGAGTCGCCGAGAATTTCGTTCATCAGCACGCGGCGCAACATTCGGCTCGCTTCGTCTGACCGACGGTAAAAGCCAGCAGCAAAGTCCAAGGTAGGCCGTAGTCCACCTCCCCTGCAGGCCGAGTCTCGACGCGATATCGGCGACAGGGCGAGCGTCTGCCTCTGAGGCAGACGCCGAACAGCAGACCAAGCCTTACACTGATTTTGGTGGCCTTGAGTTCGCCGACACCGTGACATGGAGCCTATCACGGGCGGGAAGTGCCTGGTGGCAGAACTCGACAAGCGGCGCTAAGTTCTGGACGCCGGCGTTGCTGACCAGGACATCGAGGCGCCCGAAGGTTTCGATCGCCTGCATCAGCTGCTTTCCACCTGCCCCTCTCGCTGGCAACCATTTTCTGTCAACCGATCGATCCCGGACGCCGTTGTTGGACTTCGCTGTGATCAAGATCCGCGGACCACTCTTGCTCCCTCGCGGGCGAACCGCGCTATCCTTGCCGACCCCGCTCGCGGCTTCGGTGATCAGCGCCACCTTGTCGAGAAGCCGGCCACCGGCTCCCCATCGCGTTGGTTCAATGAGATATCACTGTAAAAGTTCATGGTTTCTTCCTTTCCGATGGCGAGGCTAGGCTTTCGCGAGATAGTCGTGGACGACCTTCCCGAGCGCGAGCGTGAGATCTGCGACGAGGTGTACTGCCGAGACTACTTCCAGCACCGGCAGTTCGGCGACGGGGGCAAGCGCATGCGACCAGAGGTTCAGGGCTGCCGGGCCGGTCCAGGCGCCCCTCAAATGGACGTCCTCTAGATGATATTCCACGAGCTCACAGATGCGCGGCGTGCCGTCGACATGCGGGATAATTTTGAGGAGGAAATTCGGTTCAGCGAGCGAGGCCCTCACGCTCGCGAGGTCGGCGGCTCGGTGCTTGTAGCCCATGGTACCCGTCGCGACGCGGACCGGCCCGTAGTCCAGCGTGCCAACAAGGGTATCCGTCTCCGTTCGGAGCGTTGGGCTAGCGAGCTTCTTGGGAAAGCCCCACAACTCGCGTCCGCCCGCTATCGGCGGATGGTCGTCGAGAAACATGCAGTGGGTATAGCTCCCCCTGCGGCCATAGAAGGAGACAGGGATGACCTGTCCGCCTTCCGTGTAGTCGCCGAAGCCCGTCG comes from Mesorhizobium japonicum MAFF 303099 and encodes:
- the pyrE gene encoding orotate phosphoribosyltransferase, translating into MAALAKFRPVDSGQHDKDELREIVRERSFRFGRYTLSSGIESDIYFNMKPTMMVARGAQLAALEFLKIVEQVKAEYVGGLEMGAVPVIGSMAAVSSMMNKPINTIFVRKVPKAHGTRDVIEGLGPKEDLEGKVVLIVDDVATSGKSILKAIEEVRRVGGIVGDAACLVDRDEGATALLAQHGVTLHSVLHASEFVERH
- a CDS encoding acetoacetate decarboxylase translates to MHQDTVRGKAFAMPLISPAYPAGPYRFRNREYLIITYRTDPQKLRDLVPEPLQVCEPMVKFEFIRMPDSTGFGDYTEGGQVIPVSFYGRRGSYTHCMFLDDHPPIAGGRELWGFPKKLASPTLRTETDTLVGTLDYGPVRVATGTMGYKHRAADLASVRASLAEPNFLLKIIPHVDGTPRICELVEYHLEDVHLRGAWTGPAALNLWSHALAPVAELPVLEVVSAVHLVADLTLALGKVVHDYLAKA